From a region of the Chitinophaga caseinilytica genome:
- a CDS encoding DUF3857 domain-containing protein, which produces MRKKLHGCLLACLFWALAPAAAYAGDYEKAWEAILKNDFAKAKALLQKAVNQSESRNSALATLMLLENNEGFGEDIISKHNNPARRFSDPNPYWYALWFNDGVLGSYGKKDAVRLANVDYVLENPAFNGSMRAAANYFKSAHYVFSNKTALASQLYPKMGSILNWQYVGAFDNINGSGFDKPYGPITEVAKGKGFNAYNNTTIDWFTPAVESQQGWVLPFMYFNAASGIGYMQTFVESPADQEVILCLGGSGAFKLWLNDRQLIGEPEEKVTELDYWKVRCKLNKGYNRVLVQLGYTGAGARSNFLVRFTDDKFNSVAGLKSVSEPKDYRKDEATAPVKLIPHFAEAYFKDLIAKKPADLVNPLLLGCVYARNAEYDKAKAVLQPVLKKYPDCGLLLLQYYINLNGGHNTTELRELLEKLKTMLPGNYWIMNLEVDRLLEEKDYNGAVAMIDKMDKIIGRKTASTMVKRITAIAYQEKLDSMFLLLEEGHKAFPDEVQILSMLCYKASEMDRKPDLAIDMMEKYLADNYNEELYNRLIKSYMSKGELEKGEAIYRKMFDFAGYSMNPYEKISGYYFSRQQYDSAITYLEKLRSNSPYYHKAAGDIAYSYLQQNKTDKALEYFRKALALHAGMDNYRRQIRTLEGKKDVFTYFAGGDHYARIQEALKKPADTAYASSYIFDEKNVVLYADGASEREVKTAVYVRNNSGIESWKELSLPYNSVYDNMTILKAEVVKANGSKIPAETYQNQVVYAKLEPGDAIFYHYKVNSYGIGRMGREFWDDFYFSANVPTKYARYSVLCAEGVPLQYNLRNNPGFKPDIRQADEFKLYTWERSNVPAFKSEPYMPSLGDFGEVLTVSTVKSWNDISEWYSDITRMQSREDYDLNMAYSEVFPKGAAGLSATEKARRIYQYIEGNIGYSSVSFRQGAYVPQRAGKTLATRLGDCKDMSALFLAFAHKADLPANLVLVNTRNNGTQGISLPSMEFNHCIVQYQADGKDNFLELTDRYLPFGTLPQTVKMAQMLSVPYKYEKQPASLQSVSGGKSNTTLTRKVHVKIQSTDVQVNTSCEATGNLAAIFRERYLHKAPDEERETVREHAGYGFKNHVELGKYAFRNLESDSDTVHWSCDFVVKNEVVNVGDFSMLRPAFMEAVATQNIFTDEERKYPFQYWSYENTDKYVTELTIELPEGKVFDQVPGNMEEQFQGMRYGIVYEKVAPGRLKVTRTFQADTGAEIAPAAFAGMKSFFNKIVEKEQKYISFK; this is translated from the coding sequence ATGAGAAAAAAATTGCATGGCTGTTTGTTAGCATGCCTGTTTTGGGCCCTGGCGCCCGCGGCCGCATACGCCGGAGATTATGAAAAAGCCTGGGAGGCGATCCTGAAGAACGACTTCGCGAAAGCAAAAGCCCTCCTGCAAAAGGCCGTCAACCAAAGCGAAAGCCGCAATAGCGCGCTCGCCACCCTGATGTTGCTGGAAAACAACGAAGGTTTCGGCGAAGACATCATTTCAAAGCACAACAATCCCGCACGCCGGTTCAGCGATCCCAATCCTTACTGGTACGCCCTTTGGTTCAATGACGGGGTGCTGGGCAGCTACGGCAAGAAAGACGCCGTACGGCTCGCCAATGTGGACTATGTGCTGGAAAACCCCGCCTTCAACGGTTCCATGCGCGCCGCTGCCAACTATTTTAAAAGCGCGCATTATGTGTTCAGCAACAAAACAGCCCTCGCCAGCCAGCTTTATCCCAAAATGGGAAGCATCCTCAACTGGCAGTACGTGGGCGCCTTCGATAATATCAACGGCAGCGGGTTCGACAAGCCCTACGGCCCCATCACCGAAGTAGCGAAAGGCAAAGGGTTTAACGCGTACAACAATACCACCATCGACTGGTTCACCCCTGCCGTCGAAAGCCAGCAGGGATGGGTGCTCCCCTTCATGTACTTCAATGCCGCCAGCGGCATCGGGTATATGCAGACTTTCGTGGAATCGCCGGCCGACCAGGAGGTGATCCTCTGCCTCGGCGGCAGCGGCGCTTTCAAGCTTTGGCTGAACGACCGCCAGCTCATAGGCGAACCGGAAGAAAAAGTGACGGAGCTCGATTACTGGAAAGTACGCTGCAAACTCAACAAAGGATATAACCGCGTGCTGGTACAGCTCGGTTATACGGGAGCCGGCGCCCGGTCGAACTTCCTCGTAAGGTTCACCGACGATAAATTCAATTCTGTTGCGGGATTGAAGAGCGTCAGCGAGCCGAAGGATTACCGGAAAGACGAGGCCACCGCGCCGGTAAAACTCATTCCCCATTTCGCGGAAGCATATTTCAAAGACCTGATCGCCAAAAAGCCCGCAGACCTCGTCAACCCCCTGCTCCTGGGTTGCGTTTACGCCCGTAACGCGGAGTATGATAAGGCAAAGGCCGTGCTGCAGCCCGTCCTGAAAAAGTACCCGGATTGCGGGCTCCTGCTGCTCCAGTATTACATCAACCTGAACGGCGGCCACAACACCACCGAACTGCGCGAATTACTGGAAAAGCTGAAAACGATGCTGCCAGGCAACTACTGGATCATGAACCTGGAGGTGGACCGCCTGCTGGAAGAAAAAGATTATAACGGGGCAGTGGCGATGATCGATAAAATGGATAAGATCATCGGCCGGAAAACCGCCAGCACCATGGTGAAGCGTATCACGGCCATCGCCTACCAGGAAAAGCTGGACAGCATGTTCCTCCTGCTCGAAGAAGGCCACAAAGCGTTCCCGGACGAAGTGCAGATCCTGTCCATGCTTTGCTACAAAGCTTCCGAAATGGACCGCAAGCCCGACCTGGCCATCGACATGATGGAAAAGTACCTGGCAGACAATTACAACGAAGAGCTGTACAACCGTTTGATAAAATCTTACATGAGCAAGGGCGAGCTGGAAAAAGGGGAAGCCATCTACCGGAAGATGTTCGATTTTGCCGGGTATTCGATGAACCCTTACGAAAAGATCTCCGGCTATTATTTCTCGCGCCAGCAGTACGATTCCGCCATCACGTACCTGGAAAAGCTGCGCAGCAACTCCCCGTACTATCATAAAGCGGCCGGAGATATTGCCTATAGCTATCTGCAGCAGAACAAAACGGACAAGGCGCTGGAATACTTCAGGAAGGCGCTGGCCCTGCATGCGGGGATGGATAATTACCGCCGCCAGATCCGTACCCTGGAAGGGAAGAAGGACGTGTTCACCTATTTCGCCGGCGGCGACCATTATGCCCGCATCCAGGAAGCATTGAAGAAGCCGGCGGATACCGCCTATGCTTCCAGCTATATCTTCGACGAGAAGAATGTGGTATTGTATGCCGACGGCGCCAGCGAGCGCGAAGTGAAAACCGCGGTATACGTGCGCAACAACAGCGGGATCGAAAGCTGGAAGGAGCTAAGCCTGCCCTATAACAGCGTGTACGACAATATGACGATCCTGAAAGCCGAAGTGGTGAAAGCCAACGGCAGCAAGATCCCCGCTGAAACGTACCAGAACCAGGTGGTATATGCGAAGCTGGAGCCGGGCGATGCGATTTTCTATCACTATAAAGTGAACAGCTACGGCATCGGCCGCATGGGCCGCGAATTCTGGGACGATTTTTATTTCTCCGCCAATGTGCCTACCAAATACGCCCGCTACAGCGTGCTCTGTGCGGAAGGCGTGCCGCTGCAATACAACCTGCGCAATAACCCCGGGTTCAAGCCAGACATCAGGCAGGCAGACGAGTTCAAGCTCTACACCTGGGAGCGCAGTAATGTGCCCGCCTTCAAATCCGAGCCGTATATGCCTTCGCTGGGCGACTTCGGGGAAGTGTTGACCGTGAGCACCGTGAAATCCTGGAACGACATCAGCGAATGGTACAGCGACATCACCCGCATGCAAAGCCGCGAAGATTACGATCTGAACATGGCCTATAGCGAAGTGTTCCCGAAGGGCGCTGCCGGGCTTTCGGCCACGGAAAAGGCCCGGAGGATTTATCAATATATTGAGGGGAATATCGGTTATAGCTCCGTCTCGTTCCGCCAGGGCGCCTACGTGCCCCAGCGCGCCGGGAAAACGCTGGCCACCCGCCTGGGAGATTGTAAGGACATGAGCGCCCTTTTCCTGGCCTTCGCGCATAAGGCCGACCTGCCCGCGAACCTGGTGCTGGTGAATACGCGCAACAACGGTACGCAGGGTATTTCGTTGCCCAGCATGGAATTCAACCATTGCATCGTGCAGTACCAGGCAGACGGGAAGGATAATTTCCTGGAACTGACCGACCGCTACCTGCCTTTCGGCACCCTGCCGCAAACGGTGAAAATGGCGCAGATGCTGAGTGTGCCTTATAAATACGAAAAACAGCCCGCGTCGCTGCAATCCGTTTCCGGTGGCAAATCCAACACCACGCTTACCCGGAAGGTGCATGTGAAGATCCAATCGACCGATGTGCAGGTGAATACCAGCTGTGAAGCCACCGGCAACCTGGCCGCTATTTTCCGCGAGCGTTACCTGCACAAGGCGCCAGATGAGGAGCGCGAAACGGTCCGGGAGCACGCGGGGTATGGTTTCAAGAACCACGTTGAACTGGGCAAATATGCGTTCCGCAACCTGGAAAGCGATTCGGATACGGTGCATTGGAGCTGCGACTTCGTTGTTAAGAACGAAGTGGTGAACGTTGGGGATTTCAGCATGCTGCGCCCGGCGTTCATGGAAGCGGTGGCCACGCAGAACATTTTTACGGATGAAGAACGGAAATACCCTTTCCAATATTGGTCTTATGAGAATACCGATAAATATGTGACGGAGTTGACGATCGAGTTGCCGGAAGGGAAGGTGTTTGACCAGGTGCCGGGGAACATGGAAGAGCAGTTCCAGGGGATGCGGTACGGGATCGTTTATGAGAAGGTGGCGCCGGGTCGGTTGAAAGTGACGCGGACGTTCCAGGCGGATACCGGGGCGGAGATCGCACCGGCTGCCTTTGCAGGTATGAAATCTTTTTTTAATAAGATCGTAGAGAAGGAGCAGAAATACATTTCCTTCAAATAA
- a CDS encoding ABC transporter ATP-binding protein: protein MNKDKTKEVFDVSLLNRVFSFARPYRRYFYLSMFLTVLLALISPVRPWLIQQTVDKYITNQWAQMLMIITFVQIGILIVETAVRFFFSYITNWLGQSVIKDLRVAVYRKVVRLNLGFFDRTPIGTLTTRTINDIEAINDIFSEGIISIVADVLMILAILGVMFAEDWRLTLVSLSPFPVLILATYFFKEAVNKSFHRVRNAVAALNAFVQEHITGMTVVQAFSAENREFGKFRVINKDHRKANIDAIFAYSVFFPVVEIILAISLGLMVWWGANMVLNYEVTQGVMIAFIMYLNMLFRPLRILADKFNTLQMGMVASERVFKVLDSDEYMPDNGTHSAANMKGDIKFDHVWFAYKDDRYVLKDVSFHAKTGQTIALVGHTGSGKTTIISILNRLYEIQKGTIEIDGVKLEDYKLAELRSRIGVVLQDVFLFSGSIFENITLRNPNISREQVEGAARLIGMHDFIMQLPGGYDYPVMERGSTLSLGQRQLISFIRALLYDPAVLILDEATSSVDTESEMLIQHAIDKLIAGRTAIVIAHRLSTISKADQIIVLDKGEIREAGTHEELLKLEGYYHKLYMMQFQASANTA from the coding sequence ATGAATAAAGACAAGACCAAAGAGGTTTTCGATGTCAGTCTGCTGAACCGCGTTTTCTCCTTTGCAAGGCCCTACCGGCGCTATTTTTACCTGTCGATGTTCCTGACGGTGCTGCTGGCGCTCATCTCCCCGGTGAGGCCCTGGCTCATCCAGCAAACGGTCGATAAGTACATCACGAACCAGTGGGCGCAGATGTTGATGATCATCACTTTCGTGCAGATCGGGATTCTGATCGTGGAAACGGCGGTCCGCTTTTTCTTCAGCTACATCACCAACTGGCTGGGGCAATCCGTGATCAAAGACCTGCGGGTGGCCGTGTACCGGAAAGTGGTGCGGCTGAACCTGGGATTCTTCGACCGTACGCCCATCGGCACGCTCACGACGCGCACCATCAACGACATTGAGGCGATCAACGATATTTTTTCGGAAGGGATTATTTCCATCGTGGCAGATGTGCTCATGATCCTGGCGATCCTGGGCGTGATGTTCGCCGAAGACTGGCGGCTGACGCTCGTGAGCCTGAGCCCGTTCCCTGTGCTGATCCTGGCCACGTACTTCTTTAAGGAGGCGGTGAACAAATCGTTCCATCGGGTGCGCAATGCCGTGGCGGCGCTCAACGCGTTCGTGCAGGAGCATATTACCGGCATGACGGTGGTGCAGGCATTTTCGGCCGAGAACCGCGAGTTCGGGAAGTTCCGCGTCATCAATAAAGATCACCGCAAAGCCAATATCGACGCCATTTTCGCCTATTCCGTGTTTTTCCCGGTGGTGGAAATCATACTCGCCATTTCGCTAGGGCTCATGGTGTGGTGGGGCGCCAACATGGTACTGAATTATGAAGTGACGCAGGGCGTGATGATCGCGTTCATCATGTACCTGAACATGCTGTTCCGCCCGCTCCGCATCCTGGCCGACAAGTTCAATACCCTGCAAATGGGGATGGTAGCCAGTGAAAGGGTGTTCAAGGTGCTGGACAGCGACGAATACATGCCCGACAACGGAACGCATTCGGCGGCCAACATGAAAGGCGATATCAAATTCGATCATGTGTGGTTTGCGTATAAAGACGACCGGTACGTGCTCAAAGACGTGAGTTTCCACGCCAAAACCGGGCAAACGATCGCGTTGGTGGGGCATACCGGCAGCGGGAAAACCACCATCATCAGCATTCTCAACCGGCTGTACGAAATCCAGAAAGGCACGATAGAGATCGACGGGGTGAAGTTGGAAGATTACAAACTGGCGGAGCTGCGCAGCCGGATAGGGGTGGTGTTGCAGGATGTGTTCCTGTTTTCCGGGTCGATCTTCGAAAATATTACGTTGCGGAACCCCAATATCAGCCGCGAGCAGGTAGAAGGGGCGGCCCGGCTTATCGGGATGCACGATTTCATCATGCAGCTGCCCGGCGGGTACGATTACCCGGTGATGGAGCGCGGCAGCACCCTTTCGCTGGGGCAGCGCCAGCTCATTTCGTTCATCCGCGCACTGCTGTACGACCCAGCGGTGCTGATCCTCGACGAAGCCACATCATCCGTAGACACCGAGTCGGAAATGCTCATCCAGCATGCGATCGATAAGCTGATCGCCGGGAGAACGGCCATCGTGATCGCCCACAGGCTGAGCACCATCAGCAAGGCCGACCAGATCATCGTGCTGGACAAAGGCGAGATCAGGGAGGCGGGTACGCACGAGGAACTGCTGAAGCTGGAAGGGTACTACCACAAGCTGTATATGATGCAGTTTCAGGCGTCTGCGAATACAGCCTGA
- a CDS encoding response regulator transcription factor — translation MEPAVAVGKILVVDDEADILEIISYNLKSAGYETVTAKDGLEAIQKAKIFRPDLIMLDIMMPNKNGIDTCRELRRLPEFKETMVLFLTALNDEKSEIEGLNMGADDYIAKPIKPRLLVSRINALFRRLNKTEEQQIHLGDLIIDREKFTVTYKGTEIILAKKEFELLQLLASKPGRVFLRNEILNQVWGTEVIVGDRTIDVHIRKIRQKLGVDLITTVKGVGYKFEL, via the coding sequence ATGGAACCAGCAGTAGCAGTAGGAAAAATTCTGGTAGTAGACGATGAGGCGGATATCCTCGAGATCATCAGTTACAACCTGAAAAGCGCGGGTTACGAAACGGTGACGGCGAAAGACGGGCTCGAAGCCATCCAGAAGGCCAAGATCTTCCGTCCGGACCTGATCATGCTGGACATCATGATGCCCAACAAGAACGGGATCGACACCTGCCGCGAGCTTCGCCGGCTGCCGGAGTTCAAAGAAACCATGGTACTGTTCCTCACCGCGCTCAACGATGAAAAGAGCGAGATCGAAGGGCTGAACATGGGGGCAGACGATTACATCGCCAAGCCCATCAAGCCCAGGCTCCTCGTTTCCCGCATCAACGCCCTCTTCCGCCGGCTCAACAAAACGGAAGAACAGCAAATCCACCTGGGAGACCTCATCATCGACCGCGAAAAATTCACCGTCACCTATAAAGGCACCGAGATCATCCTCGCAAAAAAGGAATTCGAGCTCCTTCAACTCCTCGCCTCCAAACCCGGCCGCGTGTTCCTCCGCAACGAAATCCTCAACCAGGTCTGGGGTACGGAAGTGATCGTGGGAGACCGCACCATCGACGTGCACATCCGCAAAATCCGCCAGAAACTGGGCGTAGACCTCATCACCACCGTAAAAGGCGTAGGCTACAAATTCGAACTGTAA